In Poecilia reticulata strain Guanapo unplaced genomic scaffold, Guppy_female_1.0+MT scaffold_318, whole genome shotgun sequence, the DNA window GAAGGTTAAGGTCTAAATTTCTGAAACCTTATTCACCAGGATCATTTTAGTAACTGCTCCCTTCCCGTATAACTGATTTTTAACAGGCAAACCCTACAAGGAAAAAAAGTACTTTCAAATATACTTACATTAGTGTAAGTATATTTTAAGTTACTAAGtgttaagtgtactacctataaatacgaagtatactaaagtattcTTGTGCCAATTTTGACATAACTTTAAACACAGTTGAATataattgtacaaaaatacacttttaagaaatatattaaataaaagtatactttgaGTGATCAAAATAAGTATTTGCCCAAGTACAAATATACACTTGCTCAAGTGTACATTTAAAAGATATTATAAATAAGTTTCAAATaccttttaaatatattttgtgtatagtttaaaatgtatgctcaaaagttaattttttttaattcacttaaCACTTActttaagttattaatttcagtatgttttaaattacatcttgGTGCATActttaggctaataaagtatgcctttttaggtgccttaatactttttacattttttgttaaaatggcaaagaataaaaaaaataataatcctaaTAGTGGAACTTGATgtaatgtttaacaaaaataatgtattaatgTCTCAACATATGAAACATTGACAGTTTAGTAACAGGttctacaataaaaacaatatttgtccTTAACACTAAATGTAGCGGgtatcttcagttttacatcCCTCTGAATatgatctgttgttttcagtttttttaactaaaacatgGAAGCTgtccagtggcgcaactacacattattcaggtggatgcgaaaacatagagcGACGCCCTCCCTCCGAGGCTACGAttcgtgaagggtaaaacttgctacatttacctcgttatgtgcgcgaggtgaaggagcgtaaggcgtgCTGAAGTGAATGGGAAGACATCATCGgtgcgccgccccctccagacggggttttggcgccccctctgatgctgcgcccctatgcgttgcataccctgcttacccactttttgcgccactgaagCTGTCTTTACcgaatccattttcagatgtatgacGTTAGATCAGATGGTGAACgccattagctccagttcacactccagaccagatggtggcggtattgcacactctgttttttttaaaaagcgccataaaaaaagaaggaaggagcCATGAGCCAAAGAAGATAACAGACTCTGctcaaatttgccatttttactcacagaatattactttaaaaataggGAGTCTTGATAGTAGtagttttggtaaattcaagcttgtgacgtcctagtccgagttagacgaaAACACAACTGGACAAGAACcggatggaaatgaaatgtgggtCACAAAAGGAACCCGCAGGGTCGAAGGCTGCTAacgtgttgctagctggtggtaagtttggttcaaaatgctaattatctttgtttaatataaacagtgcagtaaagatacaAGCAAACTTATGTTGGttacagaaataattattttatttattttatagtaataatcataaaagTCACAATAACAATCATTCAGCTTGATGTTATAACTGTATAAAGGTTCTCTTGCGACTTAATAGGTTTcttcataaacttaacctggttttaatcaAGCTCAGTATGCCAAAGAGACtgtgatattgtgaggttgctGTTATAACTccttctttattgtttttatcttcagcatgtttttgcagtctaagcaaatgaagatgaaagaggaagccagagaaatcaggtgttaggaaaactaaagactttcctgtctcagaagaagctctgactccaccagatcaacaaccagctctgaggatgaaccttcacattGTCTCTATGgtggaaggatttttttttttaactgagcaGCTGGCCACAGTTTTAACAGTGAAAAATTCTCATAGACTGACTATTGACCAGCTCTCCAGTTAATGGGTCGGCAAAATCTCTAGATCCTAGGGCTTTTACTCCATGGATAGGTCCAAAAGATATCACTCTTCTCAATTATTAAGGCAATTAAGCGAGTAGCTCTCACGGTTGCCTTACCTCAATGATCACTTTTAACGGCAGCTCTCTGCCTTATAATAACGAGCACTTGTTGCAGACTATATAAATTTTAGTGGGTTGGCTTCAACCCCAGTGTGATTATTTACTCATCGCCAAAGAAACCTATGGAGCCACCATCTTCCTAGAACCATGCACATAGACTTTACAATAATAAGAAGCAACATCAGTAATTCCGGACTCAGAATTAATTCCAATGTCCACAATCATCAACAAAAtttaatatatatgttttattagCAGCTCTAGCAGATGACAGCAGCTTACTTCAAAAGGTTAACCCAGGATTGTTTACAGTTTAATTCAACAAACTCATTTCACAGATATAAAAGCTCATTTGAACTTCAATATAATCAAGTTTATAGTATAATCATGCACACTTAATTATATGTCAAACAGAATCGGAATACATGAAATACATGTCAGATAAAACCAGATTATATGTCCCATTTCTATATTGAACTACTTTTACTTCCAAGAATCAAAACACTTCTTATAATGATAATGCATGAAATACATCATTCCTTCAattaagaaaaatctaaatacaagACCACTCATTTCTCTCAGGCTCTGTTTTCTGAAAGCGCCTGGAATGATCTCATCCAGATTGAAATTCAACAAGAGCGTTAcaccatcaaataaagtgttaccaaaatggtaATATATTGAAAGCACAATGTTATTAGTTTCACCTGTAAAGTGTGTTGTAATTGACCCTTCTGTGTTCCGGTAGCCTGATATGTTCACAGTACTGATGTGTGTATgaagcatgtaatgtacaaagtgGCAAAGCAGAATAATAAAGACATTAAGTAACTATAAAGTGTACTTCATTCGCAATTATAATTAACAAGAAGTGTAATTGTAGCATACTGTAATCACActactaatatattaaatatgtaatgCCAATATACTTAAATTACACTCtaagtatattttaaatgtaattctaTCACAATAATAGTACACTCAATATATACTACTGTGATGAAGCACGTTTATATTACATATTAAACAATACACTAAGTTCAACTTAAGTATTcccaaaaaatacattgaagtatGCTTAGTACACTTCAAAttatactttaatatttaaatactactaaagtacactaaacacaaaattagttgttccaaaatgtcACACTTTAAGGTAACTAATCCTAAGTATATTTGAAGTTTACACTTGATTAGTCTGACTTAAAGTATGCTCAAGTATGTTACAATTTAACATACTTAGATTATTTTTCACCAGGGAATTTTGtgtttctatatttatataaatatgtattgatattacaaaagaatatatttaaaacattataacTGGTTGTGTGCTTCTGTTTTCCCCTCTAAGAATAGTTAAATATGCTCAACCTTGTATCAGTctttcaaaatacttttaaaaaataatttccttgtAAATGTAACTATGATGGCTGTATTAATAAGGTTAACagcaaaaattgtgaaaatgtgtttWGTATTTAGCGAGTTATGATTGATAAATACGTCATTGAGCCTGTCAAACATGTRAGGCTGAGTGGAGTGGtcgacctctccaagatggccgccctaaatctcgtcagcgacaataggcgagagcggtccatgaggcgtctgtTCTTTATATACGTCTACGGGGAAAAGGGGCATAGATGCATTCAGGGGCCCAGTACAGGTGGAAATTTAAAGCTACTTCATGGAAACACCGTTTTCAACTAATACACCCAGTTACAttgataaaagatgttcaatgtccaaaaaacgtaaaaattgctgttatagtttatttttttcagtttaacaaGCAAATAACAGAAATCAAGCGTTTCATTAGTGATGTGCCGAGTAATCCAGGAGGATTTTTATGAAACTCACCTAAACCCGAGcagttaaagtttttattttttagtaataaATCGTTGTCCATAGTGACATGGCGAGTAACAAGCCAATCacaactctctctctcctgtttgTTTCCCGTTTTCTTTTTGATCCAGAATTTATGCATCAGAATCACAAACatcttttacttgtttattcATTGTAAggcttcatgttgttttcacGTTGCCTATTTTACATATATTGTCCCCTTGATGTCCCAGTAGAGCATATGAAGCACCGCGGTGCATCGGCTCAGGAGTCGAGTGATTGGATGGAGTTCCTCAGGGCTTCATGAAGCTTCATCTCACCATCACTACTTTTCATTGTTTCCTCTCCTGCTCTGGTCAAAACCCACAGGCCCAAACCAGTGCATGCTGGTCCAATACCAGTACCTATATTTACAGATAATGGACCCACAGTTCTTCCTGTCTAACTTTGGAAAGTaaataacaaaagaacaaaatcttaacaattattaacctacaaataaactcttgTTTGTAAATAGACCCCAAAGTTATAAAGTGgactaaaatcaaattttaatataaataaaagtcatgGAAATTAAGTAATATCTTGATATTATAAAATTTATAACAATGCTGActataataattttataataaataaaaattaattttttaatatttgttcatttgagAATTCTCCAATTATCAGCTGAATTTGTTGACTGATCTGTCTCTCTGTCTACGTTCTTGAATTTTTAAGTGTgggttttttcatttttcctttccGTCTTAAATGATGAACAATTTCTCACATTTACTTCAATAAAGTTAACAATTGctcttttcctctgttttcttgtCCAGATTCCCTGCGGTGTAACATTTATAACCAGGAGAGGAGATCCACTCTGGACCAGGAGGAGTTAAAAACTCTGCAGGTGAAACAAGAACAGGAAGAACCGGAAGatcagataaaagaagagcGGGAGGATCTAGAACATCAGATAAAAGACGAACAGGAGGATCTAGAACATCACCAGATAAAAGTGGAAGAGGAAGAAGTTTACTGCAGTCAGGGTGAAGAACAGGTTCAGTTAAAACAGGAGACTGATACCTGCATGGTGGCTCCTATTGATGAACAAACATACCCcactgaatcagaaccaaacaggaacCAAGTCATCttccaggaagctgctgaagctgagaaCCAAAATcaagaaagaagcaaaacttTTGCATGTGTGACCTGTGAAAAACGTTTTAGTCTAAAACGGAGTTTAACTCTGCACATGTGGATTCACACCggtaaaaagccattttcatgtgtgacctgtggaaaaagttttagtctaAAACCAAATTTAACTCGgcacatgaggattcacacCGGTGAAAAGCCcttttcatgtgtgacctgtggtAAAAGTTTTAGTCGAAAACAGCATTTAACGctgcacatgatgattcacactggtgaaaagccgtttgAATGTGTGACCTGTGGGAAAAGTTTTTATGATAAACAGAatttaactcagcacatgatgactcacactggtgaaaagccatttttatgtgtgaCCTGTGGTAAAAGGTTTAGTCGAAAACAGCATTTAACTctgcacatgatgattcacactggtgaaaagccgtttgAATGTGTGACCTGTGGGAAAAGTTTTTGTGACAAACAGAATTTATCTCAGCACATGAGGactcacactggtgaaaagccgttttcatgtgtgacctgtggaaaaagttttagtcaaaaacgGACTTTAACTGATCACACGttgattcacactggtgaaaagccattttcatgtgtgaactgtggaaaatgttttggtgaAAAACAGAACTTAACTcggcacatgatgattcacactggtgaaaagccattttcatgtgtgaactgtggaaaacGTTTTGGTCTAAAACACCATTTAACTGAACACATGATRattcacactggtgaaaagccgttttcatgtgtaacctgtggaaaaggtttcaaTCGAATTGTTAGTTTATCTcggcacatgatgattcacacagttgaaaatctgtagaaatattttcaatgaGTTATTCTGTGTTtagtttcacaataaaattgatttggttaaaaactagaataagctaaaattattcctcgagtgattcaaGTACcctgattttttaaattccttgAGCAAAAATTATCTTCCTCGAAGCTTCACtaagttatattttattatctaaTGCTCCGTGTTCCAGCTGGGTTTTTACTTGCGTTGCACAGAGCTCTCACTTCCgcctgagttgttgacgaaagGTTAGTGTTAGCAGCATAATGTCCAGTTTTCAAGTTGGGCCTgggaggattttattgattggtAATGATGTTCGGGTCTTTGTCGTTTATCGGGGGACCAATAAACAGCCTTTAAATGACTGGCCGATGCCTGTAGTACGGTAGTCTTTTctcctctctgagctgctgcctggtggTGGTTCAGAGCGAACGACGAGGAAGAGTAAGCACTGCAGgtgtatttatacaggtgagaGAATAGACTGAGTACTGCAGGCGGATGAGCATTAGATAATTAACGTAAGtgtagctttacggacgaaccagAATATTGATTTCATATCATCCCAGTTTCAACAATTGGTGGCGGAGCTCATCGTGGCGGCACGTAGCTGGTAGACGAGTTTCTGTTTGTGATGAATGAAGGTGTTAAATCCTTCgagctattattattatgagtTAATTTTCTATGCTACAGGAAAGTTATTGTTAGGGAAGCTCAActgtaaaaatttaactgaTTTTGATATGTGATAGTAATACTGCTGTTATGTTGGTAAATTCAATGTGTTACTTTATCCTTTTTGTAACAGATTACTTGATTAATCATAATACCAATAGTTTACtcgattattaaattatttgtttacaacgGCCCTAAACTAGAATTAAAGACTGGAGGTATTTCTGGCATATTCTGtagaaaaaataatgacaaactGTATTGTTATTATaaacattcaataaaattacatggatTATAACAAAACTGGGTGATAAATTGTTCTAGGTGCATTTAATGCCCTTATGGCTACTGGGTATAAACTGATCTTCATTTTGGGCCAAGGGGCAAATTTGgctatttttcacttttattcacaTTGAATTTTAACAAACTCCTCCTATGGATTTTGACCCACTTTCTTCGTTTTTGGCCAGGATGCAGTAAAGGGGTGGGgctttaaaagttatcaaaaaattAGGTTTCATAAATGTTCAGGTGGCATGGCAGAACAGTAAATTTGGCATAGTGGCTAACGCAAACAAAACGTTAtgactttcatttaaaaaggcCAATTGGCACCAAACTTGGCATGAGTGATTGTGGTTGGATCCCTGATCATCCTATGTCATCCAAGCCCCTCCCCCTCTGAAAAGGAAGTGACGTTTTTCTCTTGGAAAGCTTAATCTCTGACCCGCTTGGCCTAATCAGGGTGATCTTGagtcagatgacagaaaacaagTTGGTCTCACTTGCCTTAAAGCGCCAAGAGTTTTCAGTAGAGGGCGTGGCAATGGAGATGTGGCGCAGTGACACGTTTGGCCATACGTTTGGCTATAAATTCCACACGTTTCAACCGAGCTGGACCAAAATCACTGTGATCGATCCTTGTCCACCACCTGACAAGAATGTAGTCCAATATTTGGTGGGTGTGGCCTAATTCCTCCACAGCGCTCCAAAGCTTtatgaagaaatttaaaaaagttttactcTATAGACAATGTAATATTCACTATAAACTAATTTTCATGCATAGATTTTTCTTGATTGTAGAAACTATGGTTGATTATTGTCTTCATAATTTGTTGTCTTTTGTcttatatttttctcttttcttctgctgctgtcttCTATTATAGATTACCATGTTTATAATGTAACTAATTAAACCTCTATATATTTACTGTCTTAGAAAGTAAGTGGAAAATGTGccttttctgtgaaaatgtagTGTTAGTGCTGAATGTTACTGCTGAAAATTGTAGAGACATTTAAATTCAGCTGCAGAACACttgttgaaatgaaatgagaagaagcagcagaaaaaagttAATCTTCAAATCtggttacactgcaaaaactctcAGCTAAActgaacaatttaaaatcagtaCTAACATCTCggctgaaaattttaaatattaccaagtaatGATTACAAAGGTAAATAGTATGAGGTCATATaatgaataatttcatttaacacatttagTGCAGTAGTAAGAGTGCATATGTTAACATTAGCTAAATAAATGTTAGTGAGGCAATAGAtagtaaaaatacacaattattTAGTTTGTTGCCAACAACGTCACCTGGGACTTCCACCCAGGAATTGATTTAGGACACATGTATGTTTTTGCAATAGACactgtttaaaagttaaaataatttattaaaataaaagcagtaaaattaaataataccTCCATGTGGATAAGAAGGAGttagaaaaactaaactgttGCCGAGGCTTGGCGGTAGGTTCTGACACCGAAAACAAGACTTACGTGACAAGAATGTGCTGGAAGACAACCAAAGAAGAACTAAAACAGGAagtacaattgtttataaatgtagctttgacaGATGTTTGGATAAGgttttcagtaacaaaaaaacatgttatgatcgattaaatgcgctgatattttttttttgtgcctgcCAAATATATAAGGCTATAAGTGGATATACGTATGATATATAAGTAGTGTGGagtgaaaaatctttaaaagatgatttttcaaaataagggTGCTGAGAATCAAACgttttcaaaacacaaatgcTTTTAATAACATATGCAGATTGAGAGACACTTGACAATGTCAGAGTGGGCTCTGATAAAAGTAAAGTTACATCCCAGATTTATAGTCCTTACACAAGCAGGAGTGAAAAGggacattttcagctgctagACATCGACGTCACTCAATTCCGAAAAACATCTGACAACCAAGTTATTTCAGAAACACAATGAAACCAAGAGGAAGTGTGACCTTCAAACAAAGGCTCAAAAAGATGTCTCAAAAGTGGAAGGTGTGATACACTCAGGTCAGAATTATATCTTTTAGTTATTTGCTTATTTACCAAGTGAGATGTCAAAATTTCCCCTATGATCAGCAAATAATCTTTTAGCTGACATTTGTTTTGTCCCTAGGTGTTAAAAGACTGACCTTTAGCTCATGTCTAAGCAACATCCTGCAAACTAAAACAGAGCAGGCCTCTTCCTGTCACTGCTCTTAACAGCTTTAAATAACTGCAGCAGTTTGCAGGTTTCAGAACCATTTCCTGTTAAAACTGCCCCTGAGCACAGCGACTCTTTTAATTTTTGGTATAATCTGCTTTGGTTAACAAATATGTATCGActtcaaataaaagtatttaaaccttgatttggttgtttatttaaaatgtagtaaaaaaaaacaatgttatttgGATATAATATAGAATATATGAGCTTCATTTACGTTTAAGAAACTATATGGTAAGGTTACTATAATTTTATGCAAAAGTTAATCCCAGGCCTTTAAGAATCTCAAGGTAGCTTCCTATGATAAAACTAAgcaaaaatgaatataaaagaaaaatattcacaccttcATGAATGTTTTGGCACACTGATTAAGTTTGATGCTTCTGAGGTCAGGAACATCAGAAAGTAAATGATCagacatgattttaatttgacagtGGAGCGGTCGACggatccaacatggccgccctaaatctcgtaaACATAAACTAATACCAGACGCAAAAGCTTGAAGAAAGTGTGACAACATTGCCGAAACACGTTGTTTGAGCTTTtacggtgtccgtagttctcCAGATAAGGGCGCGGAACAACCtcgtgctttctcagtgcttaataggcgagagcggttcATGAGGcctctatccttatattatatCTATGGAACAAAGCAGCAGAGCTCTTTATGGATATACGGATATAATAAGAAAGGTTCTTATCTGGTGAAGtgaagaaactgtaaaacatgttgCGGGATGTAGGAGATACGAATCAGAAGACAATATTAACTTTGGATTTGTGAAAACTGGAATACTAATatagtatttgttttatttagataaagtggaagaaaatccatccatccatccattttctgccgcttatccggggtcgggtcgcgggggcagcagcttcagaagaaaataatttacgTTTTTCAAAGATGACTGACTATGAGAAATCTTTAGATGTGATGACCGTATGATCCAcaaggtggcggtaatgcaatGACATGAAAGCGACagtcataaaatcccaaagaagaagaa includes these proteins:
- the LOC103460876 gene encoding oocyte zinc finger protein XlCOF6.1-like, yielding MDDQRRLLDFSRTPRIILHRIDSLRCNIYNQERRSTLDQEELKTLQVKQEQEEPEDQIKEEREDLEHQIKDEQEDLEHHQIKVEEEEVYCSQGEEQVQLKQETDTCMVAPIDEQTYPTESEPNRNQVIFQEAAEAENQNQERSKTFACVTCEKRFSLKRSLTLHMWIHTGKKPFSCVTCGKSFSLKPNLTRHMRIHTGEKPFSCVTCGKSFSRKQHLTLHMMIHTGEKPFECVTCGKSFYDKQNLTQHMMTHTGEKPFLCVTCGKRFSRKQHLTLHMMIHTGEKPFECVTCGKSFCDKQNLSQHMRTHTGEKPFSCVTCGKSFSQKRTLTDHTLIHTGEKPFSCVNCGKCFGEKQNLTRHMMIHTGEKPFSCVNCGKRFGLKHHLTEHMXIHTGEKPFSCVTCGKGFNRIVSLSRHMMIHTVENL